The following proteins are co-located in the uncultured Draconibacterium sp. genome:
- a CDS encoding peptidylprolyl isomerase, with translation MKIAEIHTSKGLMKVKFFEEDAPGTVANFVKLSEAGFYDGLTFHRVIPNFMIQGGCPDGTGAGGPGYSIDCETGGNNQYHEKGVLSMAHAGRNTGGSQFFICHNRENTQHLDRHHTCFGKVYEGLDIIDDIRQGDEIEKIVITEE, from the coding sequence ATGAAAATAGCAGAGATACACACTTCAAAAGGGCTAATGAAAGTTAAGTTTTTTGAAGAAGATGCACCTGGAACCGTAGCCAATTTTGTAAAACTTTCGGAAGCCGGTTTTTATGATGGTTTAACCTTTCATCGTGTTATTCCTAACTTCATGATTCAGGGAGGATGCCCTGACGGAACAGGAGCTGGTGGCCCGGGTTACTCAATCGACTGTGAAACAGGAGGCAATAACCAATACCACGAAAAAGGCGTTCTTTCTATGGCTCACGCCGGCAGAAACACAGGTGGTTCGCAGTTTTTTATTTGCCACAACCGTGAAAACACACAACATTTAGACCGTCACCATACTTGTTTTGGCAAAGTATACGAGGGGCTTGATATTATTGATGACATCAGACAAGGTGATGAAATAGAAAAGATTGTTATTACAGAAGAGTAA
- a CDS encoding vitamin B12 dependent-methionine synthase activation domain-containing protein yields the protein MIEEFQYEFDELEIEPKHLHELLGFGENNIPEPFPEYISAVLNKAAKLCNIRGGYKIFKSLTINNTKHTIQIENQNFSPSKIVTTQLKSAKHAALFLCTAGSEISEYAQKISAENDPILGYVFDMLGSVCVEKATDKIQEALKKNVQQSGLNISDRYSPGYCDWNVAEQHKLFSLLPNDFCGIKLSESALMHPIKSVSGIIGIGETLQQKGYQCEWCSDKNCIYGKIKRN from the coding sequence ATGATTGAGGAATTTCAGTACGAATTTGACGAGTTGGAAATAGAACCAAAACACTTGCACGAACTGCTTGGATTTGGCGAGAATAACATACCTGAACCTTTTCCCGAATACATCAGCGCGGTTTTAAACAAAGCTGCCAAGCTGTGCAATATTCGTGGCGGATATAAAATTTTTAAGTCGCTTACAATAAACAACACAAAGCATACAATTCAAATTGAAAACCAAAATTTTTCACCTTCAAAAATTGTAACAACACAACTTAAATCGGCAAAACATGCGGCTTTGTTTTTGTGTACAGCAGGTTCCGAAATTTCGGAATATGCTCAAAAGATAAGTGCAGAAAATGATCCAATTCTTGGTTATGTTTTCGACATGCTGGGTTCGGTTTGTGTTGAAAAAGCCACCGATAAAATACAGGAAGCGCTAAAAAAGAATGTACAACAATCCGGATTGAATATATCCGACAGATATTCGCCCGGATATTGCGACTGGAACGTTGCTGAACAGCACAAATTATTTTCCTTACTCCCCAATGACTTTTGCGGCATTAAATTATCCGAATCAGCACTTATGCACCCAATAAAATCGGTAAGTGGAATAATCGGAATCGGGGAAACACTGCAACAAAAAGGTTATCAGTGCGAATGGTGCTCAGATAAAAATTGCATCTACGGAAAAATCAAACGAAATTAG
- a CDS encoding GatB/YqeY domain-containing protein, with the protein MTLFEQINDDIKSAMKAREKEKLEALRGIKKVMLEAKTAKGAGAELSDDEAMKIISKLAKQGSDSAAIYKEQGRTDLYEQEIAQVAIFEQYLPEKMSDEDLTAEVKAIIEEVGASSMKDMGKVMGIASKKLAGKADGAAISVKVKALLS; encoded by the coding sequence ATGACACTATTTGAACAAATAAACGACGACATTAAGTCGGCAATGAAAGCCCGCGAAAAAGAGAAGCTGGAAGCTTTAAGGGGCATAAAAAAAGTAATGCTCGAAGCCAAAACTGCAAAAGGAGCAGGTGCTGAACTGAGTGACGACGAGGCCATGAAAATTATTTCGAAACTGGCAAAACAAGGAAGCGACTCTGCTGCCATTTACAAAGAGCAGGGGCGTACTGATTTGTATGAGCAGGAAATAGCTCAGGTGGCTATTTTTGAACAGTATTTACCCGAAAAAATGTCGGACGAAGACCTGACTGCTGAAGTAAAAGCGATAATTGAAGAAGTGGGAGCCAGCAGCATGAAAGACATGGGGAAAGTGATGGGAATTGCATCGAAAAAGTTGGCAGGTAAGGCCGATGGTGCAGCCATATCTGTAAAAGTAAAAGCACTCTTATCTTAA
- the ftsZ gene encoding cell division protein FtsZ, with product MADFALEKKPGAEIKVIGVGGGGGNAVNHMYLHGIRDVDFVICNTDAQAMASSPIHTRVQLGEALTEGRGAGNKPEVGKEAALENIDDVKRTLSENTKMVFVTAGMGGGTGTGAAPVIAKTCKELGYLTVAIVTIPFRNEGRRRIRQAYEGIKELASFVDSLLVVNNERIREMFGDFGISEAFAKADNILATAAKGIAEIITVPGYINVDFADVETVMRKSGMAIMGTGIASGENRAEVAVEKALNSPLLNDNDIRGAQNILLNITSGNIEVTMDEVGRITDYVQNKAGFDADLIWGNGKDETLEDDLSVTVIATGFPTSIISELSEKSKIQPVTHNLDTDTEIEAGKKVVQNTPEKRENPEKRSQTTFEFDIQIEKDEDDFEVLYPNTIKERSKPEKKIKATDYATMSDDDVDELENIPAYKRRQIRMNDPKYDRKKSGYSVTRNNNISDRNSYLHDNVD from the coding sequence ATGGCAGACTTTGCATTGGAGAAAAAGCCTGGCGCAGAGATAAAAGTAATAGGTGTTGGTGGCGGCGGAGGAAACGCTGTTAACCACATGTATTTGCACGGCATTCGCGATGTTGATTTTGTAATTTGCAACACCGATGCACAGGCAATGGCTTCAAGCCCAATTCATACACGAGTGCAGCTGGGTGAGGCACTTACAGAAGGAAGAGGTGCCGGAAACAAACCCGAAGTTGGGAAAGAAGCGGCGCTCGAAAATATCGATGATGTAAAACGCACACTTTCCGAAAACACAAAAATGGTTTTTGTTACTGCCGGAATGGGTGGAGGTACCGGAACCGGTGCCGCTCCGGTAATTGCTAAAACCTGCAAAGAATTAGGATATTTAACCGTTGCAATTGTAACCATTCCGTTTCGGAACGAAGGACGCAGAAGAATTCGTCAGGCCTACGAAGGAATAAAAGAACTGGCCTCATTTGTTGACTCATTGCTGGTTGTGAATAACGAGCGTATTCGTGAAATGTTTGGCGACTTTGGTATTTCCGAGGCATTTGCCAAAGCCGATAATATATTGGCAACGGCTGCAAAGGGAATTGCCGAAATTATAACTGTTCCGGGTTATATAAATGTCGATTTTGCTGATGTGGAAACCGTAATGCGCAAAAGTGGAATGGCCATTATGGGAACCGGAATTGCTTCGGGCGAGAATCGTGCTGAAGTAGCAGTTGAAAAGGCTTTGAATTCGCCCCTATTAAATGACAATGACATTCGCGGAGCACAAAATATCTTGTTGAATATTACCTCCGGAAACATTGAAGTTACCATGGATGAGGTGGGACGTATTACGGACTACGTACAAAACAAAGCCGGATTTGATGCCGATTTAATTTGGGGTAATGGTAAGGATGAAACCTTGGAAGATGATTTGTCGGTAACCGTAATTGCCACCGGTTTTCCAACCAGCATCATCTCCGAGTTGTCGGAAAAAAGCAAAATACAGCCGGTAACGCACAACCTTGACACTGATACTGAAATTGAAGCGGGAAAAAAGGTAGTACAAAATACGCCTGAAAAAAGAGAAAATCCGGAAAAACGAAGTCAGACAACATTTGAGTTTGATATTCAGATTGAAAAAGACGAGGATGATTTTGAAGTTTTGTATCCAAATACAATAAAGGAACGAAGCAAGCCTGAAAAAAAGATAAAGGCCACTGATTATGCGACCATGAGCGACGATGATGTGGATGAACTCGAAAATATTCCTGCTTATAAACGCAGACAAATACGAATGAACGATCCAAAATACGACCGCAAAAAATCGGGGTATTCAGTAACCCGCAACAATAATATTTCGGATCGGAACAGTTACTTGCACGACAACGTAGATTAA